Proteins found in one Cobetia sp. L2A1 genomic segment:
- a CDS encoding acetyl-CoA carboxylase biotin carboxylase subunit produces the protein MFRKLLIANRGEIAVRIVRACAEMDIRSVAVYTEPDRFSLHVKRADEAHFIGEDPLAGYLDARRLVDLARETGCDAIHPGYGFLSENAEFARICETAGIAFVGPTSDVIARMGDKTEARAAMKAAGVPVTPGSAGNLADVEEALSVAEHIGYPVMLKATSGGGGRGIRRCDDAHQLGQAWGRVISEATKAFGSAAVFLERCVVDPLHIEVQILADNHENVIHLFERDCSIQRRNQKLIEIAPSPQLTPEQRAYVGEMAVRAARAVGYRNAGTVEFLVKGNEIYFMEMNTRVQVEHTISEAITGVDIVREQIRIAWGHKLSFRQEDIRHHGYAIQFRINAEDPKNDFLPSFGRITRYYAPGGPGVRTDTAIYTGYTIPPYFDSMCLKLIVWGLTWEEVINRGSRALNDMRLQGIKTTAPYYQEILKHPDFRNAHFDTGFVAAHPELTQYSVKRLPEQTALAIAAAIAAHAGL, from the coding sequence ATGTTTCGCAAGTTGCTGATTGCCAACCGAGGGGAGATCGCAGTGCGCATTGTACGCGCCTGTGCAGAGATGGACATCCGCTCTGTCGCGGTCTACACCGAACCCGACCGTTTCTCATTGCACGTCAAGCGCGCGGATGAGGCGCATTTCATTGGTGAAGACCCATTGGCTGGCTATCTGGACGCCCGTCGATTGGTGGATCTGGCGCGTGAGACTGGCTGTGATGCCATCCATCCGGGCTACGGTTTCCTGTCCGAGAATGCCGAGTTTGCGCGTATTTGCGAGACGGCTGGGATTGCCTTCGTCGGCCCGACCAGCGATGTGATCGCCCGGATGGGCGACAAGACCGAAGCACGTGCGGCGATGAAAGCGGCAGGCGTGCCGGTAACACCAGGCTCTGCGGGTAATCTGGCTGACGTGGAAGAGGCGCTATCAGTGGCAGAGCATATCGGTTATCCCGTGATGCTCAAGGCGACCTCTGGCGGCGGTGGCCGTGGTATTCGGCGTTGCGATGATGCGCATCAGCTGGGACAGGCATGGGGGCGTGTCATCTCCGAGGCCACCAAGGCCTTCGGTAGCGCTGCGGTCTTCCTTGAGCGCTGTGTGGTTGATCCGCTGCATATCGAAGTGCAGATCCTGGCGGATAATCATGAAAATGTGATTCATCTGTTCGAACGCGACTGTTCCATTCAGCGGCGTAACCAGAAGCTGATCGAGATTGCCCCCAGCCCGCAGCTGACGCCAGAGCAGCGCGCCTACGTAGGTGAGATGGCTGTCCGCGCTGCGCGCGCCGTGGGCTATCGCAATGCAGGCACGGTGGAGTTTCTGGTCAAGGGCAATGAAATCTACTTCATGGAGATGAACACTCGCGTGCAGGTGGAACACACCATCAGTGAGGCCATCACCGGGGTAGATATCGTTCGTGAGCAGATTCGTATCGCCTGGGGGCACAAGTTGTCCTTCCGTCAGGAAGATATTCGTCATCATGGCTATGCGATTCAGTTCCGCATCAATGCGGAAGACCCCAAGAATGACTTCTTGCCCAGTTTTGGTCGTATCACTCGCTATTACGCGCCGGGTGGCCCTGGTGTACGTACTGATACTGCGATCTATACCGGCTATACCATCCCGCCGTATTTCGATTCCATGTGCCTCAAGCTGATCGTGTGGGGGCTGACGTGGGAAGAGGTCATCAATCGCGGTTCTCGCGCGCTCAATGACATGCGCCTGCAGGGGATCAAGACCACGGCGCCTTACTACCAGGAAATACTCAAGCACCCGGACTTCCGCAATGCGCATTTTGATACTGGCTTTGTCGCCGCGCATCCGGAGCTGACCCAGTACTCGGTCAAGCGCTTGCCTGAGCAGACAGCATTGGCGATAGCGGCGGCAATTGCCGCGCATGCCGGGCTGTAG
- the oadA gene encoding sodium-extruding oxaloacetate decarboxylase subunit alpha produces the protein MTDTSSDAASPADTVKVTEVVLRDGHQSLIATRMRTEDMLPIAARLDQAGFHSLEVWGGATFDACVRFLKEDPWARLSALKEAMPNTPLQMLLRGQNLLGYRHYADDVVEAFVERAAAGGIDIFRVFDALNDLRNMETAMRAVKKAGKHAQGTICYTVSPVHTLEMFVEQARKLVEMGADSIVIKDMAGLLTPYATFDLVSALVAAVNVPIHLHSHATAGLAPQCQIKAVEAGCRHIDTCISAFAGGTSHPATESFVASLRGTPWDTGLELEALREIGDYFREVRTKYSAFESEFTREDVSVQISQIPGGMMSNLASQLKEQNALDRIREVFDEIPRVRADLGYPPLVTPTSQIVGTQAVLNVLTGERYKSITNEVKRYLQGGYGQAPAAVNEEIRSRAIGTAPVETGRPADLLSPEMARLTEELGALAESPEDVLTFAMFPELGRDFLTERRDGTLTPEIVPQGEAERPVSSGVPTEFVIDVHGESYAVQITGVGGAKGSKRHIYLTLDGMPEEVVFEAKDDYVAAGQGSGRASASAPGHVTTAMPGNIVEVLVAVGDSVTAGQAVLITEAMKMETEIAARVDGTVNAIHVTRGDRVTPGEVLIEIA, from the coding sequence ATGACTGATACTTCTTCTGACGCCGCTTCCCCTGCTGACACCGTCAAAGTCACCGAAGTCGTACTGCGCGATGGTCACCAGTCTCTGATCGCAACGCGCATGCGTACCGAAGACATGCTGCCGATTGCCGCGCGTCTTGATCAAGCCGGTTTCCACAGCCTTGAAGTATGGGGCGGTGCAACCTTTGACGCCTGCGTGCGCTTCTTGAAGGAAGATCCGTGGGCGCGTCTGTCGGCTCTCAAGGAGGCGATGCCCAATACGCCGCTGCAGATGCTGCTGCGAGGCCAGAACCTGCTCGGCTATCGTCACTATGCCGATGATGTGGTGGAGGCCTTTGTTGAGCGTGCAGCGGCCGGTGGTATCGATATCTTCCGTGTGTTCGATGCCCTGAATGACCTGCGTAACATGGAAACCGCCATGCGCGCCGTCAAGAAAGCGGGCAAGCATGCTCAGGGCACTATCTGCTACACCGTCAGCCCGGTGCATACGCTAGAGATGTTTGTTGAGCAGGCACGCAAGCTGGTCGAGATGGGAGCTGACTCCATCGTCATCAAGGACATGGCAGGTCTGTTGACGCCCTACGCGACCTTTGATCTGGTCAGTGCATTGGTGGCTGCCGTCAACGTGCCTATCCACCTTCACAGTCACGCCACCGCGGGGTTGGCACCTCAATGTCAGATCAAGGCGGTAGAGGCCGGCTGTCGCCATATCGACACCTGCATCTCGGCCTTTGCGGGCGGTACCAGTCATCCGGCGACGGAATCCTTCGTTGCCTCGCTGCGCGGCACGCCTTGGGATACCGGGCTTGAACTTGAGGCACTGCGTGAGATCGGTGATTACTTCCGTGAAGTGCGCACCAAGTACTCTGCCTTCGAGAGTGAGTTTACCCGTGAGGATGTCTCGGTCCAGATCAGTCAGATCCCGGGCGGCATGATGTCGAACCTGGCCAGTCAGCTGAAAGAGCAGAATGCGTTGGATCGCATTCGTGAAGTCTTCGATGAGATTCCGCGCGTGCGTGCTGACCTCGGCTACCCGCCGCTGGTCACGCCTACCTCACAGATCGTCGGCACTCAAGCAGTACTCAACGTGCTGACGGGTGAGCGTTACAAGAGCATCACCAATGAAGTGAAGCGCTATCTACAAGGGGGCTATGGTCAGGCGCCGGCAGCCGTCAATGAAGAGATACGCTCACGTGCCATCGGTACTGCACCGGTGGAAACCGGTCGTCCTGCAGACCTGTTATCTCCCGAGATGGCGCGTCTGACCGAAGAGTTGGGGGCGCTGGCCGAGTCTCCCGAAGACGTGCTGACCTTTGCCATGTTCCCCGAGTTGGGGCGTGACTTCCTGACGGAGCGCCGTGATGGCACCCTCACACCGGAAATCGTGCCCCAGGGCGAAGCTGAGCGTCCGGTCTCTTCTGGTGTGCCGACCGAATTCGTGATTGACGTGCATGGCGAATCCTACGCAGTGCAGATCACCGGTGTCGGAGGGGCCAAGGGCAGTAAGCGTCATATCTATCTGACGCTTGATGGCATGCCGGAAGAGGTCGTGTTCGAGGCCAAGGATGATTATGTGGCTGCAGGGCAAGGCAGTGGCCGTGCGAGTGCCTCAGCTCCAGGCCATGTCACGACCGCCATGCCGGGGAATATCGTCGAGGTTCTGGTGGCGGTCGGGGACAGTGTCACCGCAGGTCAGGCAGTGCTGATCACTGAAGCCATGAAGATGGAAACCGAGATCGCGGCACGTGTCGATGGTACGGTAAATGCCATCCATGTCACTCGTGGTGACCGAGTGACACCAGGCGAGGTGTTGATCGAGATCGCCTGA
- the gloA gene encoding lactoylglutathione lyase, protein MTTHFEDVAGLSPQIDPATRGFVFNQTMLRIKEPERSLDFYTRVLGMRLVRKLDFPEMQFSLYFLAYLDEQQAGEVPSDDLKRTTYTFGREAMLELTHNWGTENDADFAYHDGNAQPQGFGHIGISVPDVHAASERFEALGIEFVKRPDDGKMKGLAFIKDPDGYWIEVLRADTFERQANGER, encoded by the coding sequence ATGACGACACATTTCGAAGATGTCGCCGGTCTTAGCCCACAGATCGACCCTGCGACGCGTGGCTTTGTGTTCAATCAGACCATGCTGCGTATCAAGGAGCCCGAGCGTAGCCTGGACTTCTATACTCGCGTGCTCGGCATGCGGCTAGTGCGCAAGCTCGACTTCCCGGAGATGCAGTTCAGCCTCTATTTCCTTGCCTATCTTGATGAGCAGCAGGCAGGAGAAGTGCCGAGCGATGATCTCAAGCGTACGACCTATACCTTCGGTCGCGAGGCGATGCTCGAACTGACCCATAATTGGGGCACGGAGAACGATGCTGACTTCGCCTATCACGATGGCAATGCTCAGCCGCAGGGCTTTGGTCACATTGGCATCAGCGTGCCGGATGTCCATGCTGCAAGTGAGCGTTTTGAAGCACTGGGCATCGAGTTCGTCAAACGACCCGATGATGGCAAGATGAAGGGGCTCGCCTTCATCAAGGACCCTGATGGTTATTGGATCGAGGTGCTGCGAGCCGATACCTTCGAGCGTCAGGCTAACGGCGAGCGCTAA
- a CDS encoding SDR family oxidoreductase: MQSENQPVAQGLVGKVAVISGASRGIGAAIAVRLATEGAQVVVNYRSDVEGAQQVVSEIESLGGQASMVQADVGISADASRLFQIASETYGGVDILVNNAGMSIYKTVAEFTDEDFASLMQANLTGSFNLMREAALHLRDDGRVVNISTSVTRQMFATYGPYAASKAAVDQLTRVLAKEVGARGITVNAVAPGPTDTGLFRAGKSEETIARLEGMAALGRIASPQDVARVAAWLVSNDAGWVTGQIIGANGGFA, encoded by the coding sequence ATGCAAAGCGAAAATCAGCCCGTAGCACAAGGTCTTGTCGGTAAGGTTGCCGTGATCAGCGGTGCCTCACGGGGGATCGGGGCGGCCATTGCCGTGCGCCTGGCCACGGAGGGGGCTCAGGTGGTCGTCAACTACCGCAGCGATGTCGAGGGTGCGCAACAGGTGGTGTCTGAGATCGAATCCTTGGGAGGCCAGGCCAGCATGGTGCAGGCCGATGTTGGCATCAGTGCTGATGCCAGTCGACTGTTTCAGATCGCGAGCGAGACGTATGGGGGCGTGGATATCCTGGTCAACAATGCTGGAATGAGCATTTACAAGACAGTGGCGGAGTTCACCGATGAGGATTTCGCCAGCTTGATGCAGGCCAATCTGACAGGTTCGTTCAATCTGATGCGTGAGGCTGCGCTGCACCTGCGTGATGATGGTCGGGTGGTCAATATCTCGACGTCAGTCACGCGGCAGATGTTTGCGACCTACGGACCCTACGCGGCTTCAAAAGCCGCGGTAGACCAGTTGACTCGTGTGCTGGCCAAGGAAGTGGGAGCACGTGGTATTACCGTCAATGCGGTGGCTCCTGGCCCGACAGATACTGGGCTGTTCCGTGCTGGAAAAAGTGAGGAAACCATCGCGAGGCTTGAGGGCATGGCAGCGCTGGGGCGGATTGCTAGCCCACAGGACGTGGCACGGGTAGCGGCGTGGTTGGTAAGTAACGATGCTGGCTGGGTGACGGGGCAGATTATCGGGGCGAATGGTGGCTTCGCCTAA
- a CDS encoding prephenate dehydratase domain-containing protein — protein MKVTASETQENTVHESAVTTALRVGYPGHLGGYSRECASKLYAGDACLSAYAGIDEVVRALAEGEVDAAVVPWSRGHQQPVRATHEALAAWPGIRVERRLFRAISLSLLGPPELTPSKVQRIVAREALFDECNAWLEQNLPYVERVDCLHMADALDMAESRNDTLAIAPPSLARRPGLVCLAPRIEDDPGRVSQFAVLKRDQSYVRGQGTAEEQHTIQNRCVSGDAERL, from the coding sequence ATGAAGGTGACTGCTAGCGAAACTCAGGAAAATACAGTGCATGAGAGTGCGGTCACTACCGCGTTACGTGTGGGGTATCCGGGACACTTGGGGGGCTATTCTCGAGAGTGTGCATCCAAGCTATATGCTGGTGATGCCTGCTTGAGCGCCTATGCCGGGATTGATGAAGTCGTCAGGGCATTGGCAGAGGGTGAGGTCGATGCCGCCGTGGTGCCATGGTCGCGCGGCCATCAGCAGCCAGTGAGAGCCACACACGAGGCCTTGGCTGCATGGCCGGGCATTCGTGTCGAACGGCGGCTGTTCCGTGCGATCAGTCTCAGTCTGCTTGGCCCGCCGGAACTGACGCCCAGCAAGGTACAGCGCATCGTGGCCCGCGAGGCGCTATTTGACGAATGCAATGCATGGCTTGAGCAGAATTTGCCATACGTGGAGCGAGTCGACTGCCTGCACATGGCAGATGCTCTCGACATGGCAGAAAGCCGCAACGATACACTTGCCATTGCACCTCCTTCGTTGGCCAGGCGGCCGGGGTTGGTCTGCCTCGCGCCACGGATTGAAGATGATCCCGGGCGAGTCTCCCAATTCGCGGTACTCAAGCGAGATCAGAGTTACGTGCGGGGGCAGGGCACGGCCGAAGAGCAGCACACTATTCAGAACCGCTGTGTGTCAGGTGATGCTGAACGGTTGTGA
- a CDS encoding isochorismatase family protein, with product MSPSDFSSPSSVGLTVGSPTVRPVAVQLSFPAAPAVLSSPAELDARLPVRPTVVPLALNEAGLILVDEINGFCQVGGGALAPQAPNAQVSNMITLSDELARCFSASARPLMAFIDSHSPGVPEPPYPVHCEQGSGEDVLVDELTWLADDPHVTLIHKDCINGYIGAIHPHTQANSLNDWVVQHRLTTLVIVGICTDICVMDLVLTLLSARNHGVLGAVRDIVVLEPGCATYDLPAEQVARLGLPETATHPQSDTHHIGLYCMAARGAIIASQLDISVKTLGEETGE from the coding sequence ATGTCGCCATCCGATTTCTCATCCCCGTCGTCTGTCGGCCTCACGGTTGGCTCGCCGACCGTGAGGCCTGTTGCAGTTCAGCTGTCATTTCCCGCAGCTCCCGCTGTCTTGTCCTCACCGGCTGAGCTGGATGCTCGTCTACCAGTGAGGCCAACGGTGGTGCCGCTCGCACTGAATGAGGCCGGCCTGATTCTCGTTGATGAGATCAATGGTTTCTGCCAGGTCGGTGGTGGTGCTCTGGCACCACAAGCCCCCAATGCTCAAGTGTCCAACATGATAACGCTCAGCGATGAGCTGGCGCGTTGTTTCAGCGCGAGTGCACGGCCGCTGATGGCGTTCATTGACTCTCATTCACCGGGAGTGCCAGAACCGCCTTACCCAGTGCACTGTGAGCAGGGGAGTGGTGAGGATGTGCTGGTGGATGAATTGACATGGCTAGCTGATGACCCGCATGTGACCCTGATTCACAAGGATTGCATCAACGGTTATATCGGTGCCATCCACCCCCACACTCAGGCCAATTCTCTGAATGATTGGGTAGTGCAGCATCGTCTCACGACGCTGGTAATCGTGGGCATCTGCACGGATATCTGCGTAATGGATCTGGTGTTGACGCTTTTATCGGCGCGTAATCACGGCGTGCTGGGAGCCGTGCGCGATATTGTGGTGTTGGAGCCCGGATGTGCCACCTATGATCTTCCTGCTGAGCAAGTGGCGCGACTGGGGTTGCCGGAAACGGCAACTCATCCTCAGTCTGATACTCATCATATCGGGTTGTATTGTATGGCGGCACGCGGCGCGATCATTGCCAGTCAGCTTGATATTTCGGTAAAGACGCTCGGCGAAGAGACGGGTGAATGA
- a CDS encoding methylglyoxal synthase, giving the protein MSEQRPKRQARRTLPARKRIALVAHDGKKDEMLDWANRWRDELSRHQLLGTGTTARRISKELGLEVEGLMSGPLGGDQQIGARIAEGNLDLLIFLWDPFAPMPHDPDVKALLRLAALWNVPVACNAASADFMFNSSLISQVVEVAVPDANDWISTRA; this is encoded by the coding sequence ATGAGCGAGCAACGACCCAAACGCCAGGCACGGCGTACCCTTCCGGCACGCAAGCGTATTGCGCTGGTCGCCCACGATGGCAAGAAGGATGAAATGCTGGATTGGGCCAATCGCTGGCGCGACGAGTTGTCCCGTCACCAGTTGTTGGGTACCGGCACCACCGCACGGCGTATCAGCAAGGAGCTCGGGCTTGAAGTCGAAGGCCTGATGAGTGGCCCTCTCGGCGGCGATCAGCAGATTGGCGCACGTATCGCAGAAGGCAATCTGGACCTATTGATCTTCTTGTGGGACCCGTTCGCGCCGATGCCACATGATCCAGACGTCAAAGCCTTGCTGCGTCTGGCCGCCTTATGGAACGTGCCAGTAGCATGCAATGCGGCGAGCGCCGACTTCATGTTCAACTCGTCCCTCATATCGCAGGTCGTCGAGGTCGCAGTCCCGGACGCAAACGACTGGATCAGCACTCGCGCCTGA
- the pyk gene encoding pyruvate kinase, translated as MPHAFNGPIRRTKIVATLGPASDKPGVLDAMIRAGVDVVRLNFSHGSSEDHRMRAEAVRQAAAAQGRSVAVLGDLQGPKIRIARFKDTAVILSEGQPFVLDIGLGRDEGTVERVGCDYQQLADDVVAGDVLLLDDGRVVLEVVELKNNEIHTTVKVGGKLSNNKGINKQGGGLSAEALTEKDKADLKTAIDIGVDYLAVSFPRSGADMQLARELLGEEGRDIGLIAKVERAEAVADDAVLDGIILASEGVMVARGDLGVEIGDAQLIGVQKRMIRRARSLNRVVITATQMMESMISAPLPTRAEVFDVANAVLDGTDAVMLSAETAAGDFPVETIETMHRVCLGAERERSAQESQHRIHEGFSKTDETIALSAMYAANHLTGVVAIVCMTESGYTPLIASRIRSGLPIVGLAQDQKTQRRMALYRGVVSLPFDSSELPAPEINRRAIAELEARGIATRGDLVILTRGDQMNAHGGTNTMKIVTVGGTID; from the coding sequence ATGCCGCACGCGTTCAACGGCCCGATCCGCCGCACCAAGATTGTTGCCACGCTAGGTCCGGCCAGTGACAAGCCGGGTGTTCTCGACGCGATGATTCGTGCCGGAGTGGATGTGGTACGCCTCAATTTCTCCCACGGTAGCTCGGAAGATCATCGCATGCGGGCGGAGGCTGTCCGTCAGGCCGCCGCCGCACAAGGACGTAGCGTCGCAGTACTGGGTGACTTGCAGGGGCCGAAGATTCGCATCGCCCGCTTCAAGGACACCGCCGTGATCCTGAGCGAAGGTCAGCCCTTCGTTCTCGACATCGGCTTGGGCCGTGATGAAGGTACCGTCGAGCGCGTGGGTTGCGACTACCAGCAGCTGGCCGATGATGTGGTTGCAGGCGATGTCCTGCTGCTCGACGATGGCCGCGTCGTGCTTGAAGTCGTTGAACTCAAGAACAACGAAATCCATACCACCGTCAAGGTGGGTGGCAAACTGTCCAATAACAAGGGCATCAACAAGCAGGGCGGGGGTCTTTCCGCAGAAGCACTGACCGAGAAAGACAAGGCCGACCTCAAGACCGCTATCGACATCGGCGTGGATTATCTAGCCGTTTCCTTCCCGCGCAGCGGCGCTGACATGCAGCTGGCACGCGAGCTATTGGGTGAAGAAGGCCGTGATATCGGCCTGATCGCCAAGGTTGAGCGTGCTGAAGCCGTGGCTGATGATGCCGTACTCGACGGTATCATTCTCGCCAGCGAAGGTGTGATGGTGGCGCGTGGTGATCTAGGCGTCGAAATTGGCGATGCCCAGTTGATCGGCGTACAGAAGCGCATGATTCGCCGCGCACGCAGCCTGAACCGTGTGGTCATCACTGCCACGCAGATGATGGAATCCATGATCAGCGCACCGCTGCCGACGCGCGCAGAAGTCTTCGACGTTGCCAATGCCGTGCTGGATGGCACCGATGCAGTGATGCTGTCGGCGGAAACCGCCGCGGGGGATTTCCCGGTCGAGACGATCGAGACCATGCACCGTGTCTGCCTGGGCGCCGAGCGTGAGCGCTCTGCACAGGAATCTCAGCACCGCATCCACGAAGGTTTCAGCAAGACTGACGAAACCATCGCGCTGTCCGCCATGTACGCTGCCAACCACCTGACGGGTGTCGTCGCCATCGTGTGCATGACCGAGTCCGGCTATACGCCACTGATCGCCTCCCGCATTCGCTCTGGCCTGCCGATCGTCGGGCTGGCACAAGATCAGAAGACTCAGCGCCGCATGGCACTTTACCGTGGCGTGGTGTCCCTGCCCTTCGACTCAAGCGAACTACCGGCTCCGGAAATCAATCGTCGCGCCATTGCTGAACTCGAGGCCCGTGGTATTGCCACGCGTGGCGATCTGGTTATCCTCACACGTGGCGACCAGATGAATGCACATGGCGGCACCAACACCATGAAGATCGTCACCGTCGGCGGCACCATCGACTGA
- the topA gene encoding type I DNA topoisomerase gives MGKSLVIVESPAKAKTINKYLGNDFIVKSSVGHIRDLPTSGSGKQATDPKERARQAAETRKMSPEVKAAHKEKKAKTQLIRRMGVDPENGWEAHYEILPGKEKVVSELTRLAEKADTIYLATDLDREGEAIAWHLRETIGGDETRYKRVVFNEITKKAITAAFDEPGELKMDRVHAQQARRYLDRVVGFMVSPLLWAKVARGLSAGRVQSVAVRLIVEREREIRAFIPEEFWDVHTKLAAASGEAIRFELARQDGKAFRPTSEKDTLERIAALRTAALAISNREDKPTRSKPNAPFITSTLQQAASGRLGFSVKKTMMMAQRLYEAGYITYMRTDSTNLSADAVATARDFISEEYGSNYLPEAANVYSSKEGAQEAHEAIRPSEVANRATDLVGMERDAERLYELIWRQFVACQMLPAEYLSSTLTIEVDGYELRAKGRVLKFDGYTRVMKPMGKKEEDQSLPDLAIGEKLELVELDPQQHFTKPSARYTEASLVKELEKRGIGRPSTYAAIISTIQDRGYAALENRRFYAEKLGDIVTDRLSESFKDLMDFGFTARMEDHLDEVAKGTRNWRELLDAFYAEFKAELDHAQSEEGMRPNQPVPTNITCPTCEREMQIRTASTGVFLGCSGYNLPPKERCKTTIDLLPGDEAVAADAGEDAETDALRAKRRCPICATAMDSYLIDEHRKLHVCGNSPDCVGHEVEEGHFRIKGYDGPVIECDKCGADMQLKTGRFGKYFGCTNEACKNTRKLLKSGEVAPPKMDPIPMPELACVKVEDHYVLRDGASGLFLAASQFPKNRETRPPLVMELKAHADELPEKYHFILKAPEKDPDGRPAQIRFSRKVKAQYVMSDEEGKATGWKATFENGRWVVEDKRKGVKA, from the coding sequence ATGGGCAAGTCACTGGTGATCGTCGAGTCGCCCGCCAAGGCCAAGACCATCAATAAGTATCTCGGCAATGATTTCATAGTGAAATCGAGTGTCGGGCACATCCGCGATCTGCCCACCAGCGGTAGCGGTAAACAGGCAACTGATCCCAAGGAGCGTGCCCGTCAGGCTGCGGAGACACGCAAGATGTCGCCGGAGGTCAAGGCCGCTCATAAAGAGAAGAAAGCCAAGACCCAGTTGATCCGGCGCATGGGGGTTGATCCGGAGAATGGCTGGGAGGCGCATTATGAGATTCTGCCTGGCAAGGAAAAGGTAGTCTCGGAGCTGACGCGTCTGGCCGAGAAAGCCGACACCATCTATCTCGCAACGGATCTTGACCGCGAAGGTGAGGCGATTGCCTGGCACCTGCGCGAGACCATCGGTGGCGACGAGACGCGTTATAAGCGCGTGGTGTTCAACGAGATCACCAAGAAGGCGATCACGGCGGCCTTTGATGAGCCCGGCGAGCTGAAGATGGACCGTGTCCATGCACAGCAGGCGCGGCGCTATCTGGATCGTGTGGTGGGCTTCATGGTCTCGCCGCTGCTGTGGGCCAAGGTGGCACGCGGCCTGTCTGCCGGTCGCGTGCAGTCCGTGGCAGTCCGCCTGATCGTTGAGCGTGAACGCGAGATTCGTGCCTTCATTCCGGAAGAGTTCTGGGATGTCCACACTAAGCTTGCCGCCGCGAGTGGTGAAGCGATTCGTTTCGAGCTGGCGCGTCAGGACGGCAAGGCCTTCCGTCCGACCAGCGAGAAGGACACGCTTGAGCGTATTGCGGCGCTGCGCACTGCTGCCTTGGCTATCTCCAATCGCGAAGACAAGCCGACACGTTCCAAGCCGAATGCACCATTCATTACCTCGACCCTGCAGCAGGCGGCCAGCGGTCGTCTCGGCTTCTCGGTCAAGAAAACCATGATGATGGCGCAGCGCCTGTATGAAGCTGGCTACATCACCTACATGCGTACTGACTCGACAAATCTGTCGGCGGATGCAGTGGCGACGGCTCGCGATTTCATCAGCGAAGAATATGGCAGCAACTACCTGCCGGAAGCGGCCAATGTCTATTCCAGCAAGGAAGGTGCCCAGGAAGCCCACGAAGCGATTCGTCCTTCTGAGGTGGCTAATCGTGCGACTGATCTCGTGGGAATGGAGCGCGATGCCGAACGGCTCTATGAGCTGATCTGGCGTCAATTCGTGGCCTGTCAGATGTTGCCGGCCGAGTACCTGTCCTCGACACTGACCATAGAAGTCGACGGTTACGAGTTGCGTGCCAAGGGGCGTGTGCTCAAGTTTGACGGTTACACTCGCGTCATGAAGCCGATGGGCAAGAAGGAAGAGGATCAGTCGCTGCCCGATCTCGCGATCGGTGAGAAGCTCGAGCTGGTCGAGCTGGACCCTCAGCAACACTTCACCAAGCCGTCGGCGCGTTATACCGAAGCCAGCCTGGTCAAGGAGCTCGAAAAGCGAGGCATCGGCCGTCCGTCGACTTATGCTGCCATCATTTCGACCATTCAGGATCGTGGCTATGCAGCGCTGGAAAATCGTCGCTTCTACGCCGAGAAGCTGGGTGACATTGTCACTGATCGCCTCAGCGAATCCTTCAAGGACCTGATGGACTTCGGCTTCACCGCTCGGATGGAAGATCATCTGGACGAGGTGGCCAAGGGCACACGCAACTGGCGTGAACTGCTCGATGCCTTCTATGCCGAGTTCAAGGCCGAGTTGGACCATGCCCAGTCAGAAGAAGGCATGCGCCCGAATCAGCCGGTACCGACGAATATTACCTGCCCGACCTGTGAACGCGAGATGCAGATCCGTACCGCGTCTACCGGTGTCTTCCTGGGGTGCTCAGGCTATAACCTGCCACCGAAGGAGCGCTGCAAGACCACCATTGACCTGTTGCCCGGCGATGAGGCTGTTGCTGCTGATGCCGGTGAAGATGCCGAGACTGACGCGCTACGTGCCAAGCGTCGCTGCCCGATCTGTGCGACAGCGATGGATAGCTACCTGATCGACGAACATCGCAAGCTGCACGTCTGCGGTAACAGTCCGGACTGCGTGGGGCATGAGGTCGAGGAAGGGCACTTCCGCATCAAGGGCTACGATGGCCCGGTGATCGAGTGCGACAAGTGCGGCGCTGATATGCAGCTCAAGACTGGCCGTTTCGGCAAGTACTTTGGCTGTACCAACGAGGCCTGCAAGAACACCCGCAAGCTACTCAAGTCGGGTGAGGTCGCGCCACCCAAGATGGACCCGATTCCGATGCCGGAACTTGCCTGCGTCAAGGTCGAAGACCACTATGTGCTGCGTGATGGCGCCAGTGGCTTGTTCCTGGCTGCCAGCCAGTTCCCGAAAAATCGTGAGACGCGTCCGCCATTGGTGATGGAGCTCAAGGCGCATGCCGACGAGCTTCCGGAGAAATATCACTTCATCCTCAAGGCGCCGGAGAAAGATCCGGATGGTCGTCCGGCGCAGATTCGTTTCTCGCGCAAGGTCAAGGCGCAGTACGTCATGAGTGATGAGGAAGGCAAGGCGACTGGCTGGAAAGCGACCTTCGAGAATGGTCGCTGGGTCGTTGAGGACAAGCGCAAGGGAGTCAAGGCCTGA